One window of Dermacentor albipictus isolate Rhodes 1998 colony chromosome 9, USDA_Dalb.pri_finalv2, whole genome shotgun sequence genomic DNA carries:
- the LOC135906554 gene encoding uncharacterized protein: MSSSTHSDMCDVYVCLQPTQQTGSASANVLSYFGSWWSGSARDDSREKHWLAVFDYGEDAVTVLDAYTDDAGNVTGRKCWRTRTVFNNIYSNKRHLGKHRVPEARLYEVMRETCNKGPYHPTNNNFQMWANDLLLRLGIEPPLEERDG; this comes from the exons ATGTCGAGTTCGACGCACTCCGACATGTGCGACGTCTACGTCTGCCTCCAGCCGACCCAGCAAACGGGTTCCGCTAGCGCGAACGTGCTGTCGTACTTCGGTTCGTGGTGGTCGGGAAGTGCGCGCGACGATTCGAGGGAGAAGCACTGGCTGGCGGTCTTCGACTACGGCGAGGACGCGGTGACTGTTTTAGACGCCTACACGGACGACGCGGGGAACGTGACGGGACGCAAGTGCTGGAGGACGCGGACGGTCTTCAATAACATCTATTCGAACAAG AGGCATCTGGGAAAGCACCGTGTTCCGGAGGCGCGCCTCTATGAGGTCATGCGAGAGACGTGCAACAAGGGCCCCTACCACCCGACGAACAACAACTTCCAGATGTGGGCCAACGACCTGCTGCTTCGGCTCGGCATAGAGCCACCTTTGGAGGAGCGCGACGGTTAA